A stretch of Chelativorans sp. AA-79 DNA encodes these proteins:
- a CDS encoding conjugal transfer protein TrbD produces the protein MAEPGVALSRSRIHRALSRPNHLMGADRELVLLTGLAAVILIFVVLTWFSVLLGIAIWAAVLAALRMMAKADPMMRQVYLRHIGYRAGYRPTASPWSRP, from the coding sequence ATGGCTGAGCCTGGCGTTGCTCTCTCACGATCCCGCATCCACCGGGCGCTTTCGCGCCCGAACCATTTGATGGGCGCCGATCGGGAACTGGTGTTGCTGACCGGTCTTGCAGCGGTGATCCTGATCTTCGTGGTCCTGACGTGGTTTTCCGTGCTGCTCGGGATCGCCATCTGGGCCGCCGTGTTGGCGGCGCTTCGCATGATGGCCAAAGCCGATCCGATGATGCGGCAGGTCTATCTGCGTCATATCGGCTATCGCGCGGGCTACCGTCCGACCGCCTCACCATGGTCGAGGCCCTGA
- the trbB gene encoding P-type conjugative transfer ATPase TrbB, protein MSQMRSHDRLVRKLMDALGEVVCGALEDPLVVEIMLNPDGRLFVERLGQGVEPIGELAPGAAEIIIGSVAHALQTEVDASQPIISGELPIGGHRFEGLLPPIVAAPTFTIRRRASRLIPLKEYVRAGIMTHRQATMLRSAVASRMNIVISGGTGSGKTTLANAVIAEIVSLSPDDRLVILEDTSEIQCAAENAVALHTSDTVDMARLLKSTMRLRPDRIIVGEVRDGAALTLLKAWNTGHPGGVTTIHADSAISALRRLEQLTAEVSQQPMREVIGEAVDLVVSIGRAGHGRRVRDVMHVTGFDGARYTTDHHPQIDEECHAA, encoded by the coding sequence ATGAGTCAGATGCGTTCGCACGACCGACTCGTGCGCAAACTGATGGACGCACTTGGCGAGGTGGTCTGCGGGGCACTCGAGGATCCACTGGTCGTCGAGATCATGCTCAATCCGGACGGCCGCCTGTTCGTTGAACGGCTGGGGCAGGGGGTCGAGCCCATTGGTGAGCTCGCGCCCGGCGCCGCCGAAATCATTATCGGCAGCGTGGCCCATGCGCTGCAGACCGAAGTGGATGCAAGCCAGCCGATCATCTCGGGCGAACTCCCCATCGGCGGGCACCGCTTCGAGGGTCTGCTTCCACCGATCGTCGCTGCGCCCACGTTCACCATTCGAAGGCGGGCATCCCGGCTCATCCCGCTCAAGGAATATGTGCGCGCCGGAATCATGACCCACCGCCAGGCAACCATGCTGCGGAGCGCCGTTGCTTCGCGCATGAACATCGTGATCAGCGGCGGCACCGGATCGGGCAAGACGACATTGGCCAACGCCGTGATTGCGGAGATTGTCTCGCTGTCGCCGGACGACCGGCTCGTCATCCTGGAGGACACCTCGGAAATCCAGTGCGCCGCCGAGAACGCGGTTGCCCTTCATACCAGCGACACAGTGGACATGGCCCGGCTGCTGAAGAGCACGATGCGGCTGAGGCCGGATCGGATCATCGTCGGCGAGGTTCGCGATGGTGCCGCGCTCACCCTGCTCAAGGCATGGAATACCGGGCACCCGGGCGGTGTGACGACCATTCACGCCGACAGCGCCATCTCCGCGCTTCGCCGCCTCGAGCAATTGACCGCGGAGGTCAGCCAGCAGCCGATGCGCGAGGTCATCGGCGAAGCCGTCGACCTCGTCGTGTCCATCGGACGTGCCGGCCATGGGCGGCGGGTGCGTGATGTCATGCATGTCACGGGCTTCGACGGCGCGCGCTACACGACCGATCACCATCCCCAGATCGACGAGGAATGTCATGCCGCATAA
- a CDS encoding TrbC/VirB2 family protein gives MPHNTRALAAIPVAATLLLVALATPALASSGGGLPWEGPLQQIQQSITGPVAGFIALAAVAVAGGMLIFGGELNDFARRLMYVVLVAGILLGATQIVGLFGASGASIGYPANEAPQAGAGEGSDG, from the coding sequence ATGCCGCATAACACCCGCGCACTGGCCGCCATCCCGGTCGCGGCAACGCTCTTGCTTGTCGCGCTTGCCACGCCAGCGCTCGCGTCAAGTGGTGGCGGTCTGCCCTGGGAAGGGCCGCTCCAACAGATACAGCAATCCATTACCGGTCCGGTTGCGGGCTTCATCGCGCTGGCCGCCGTTGCGGTCGCAGGCGGCATGCTGATCTTCGGCGGCGAGCTCAACGATTTCGCGCGCAGGCTGATGTATGTCGTGCTGGTCGCCGGCATCCTCCTCGGCGCCACGCAGATCGTCGGCCTATTCGGCGCGAGCGGCGCCTCGATCGGCTATCCGGCCAACGAGGCGCCGCAGGCCGGGGCAGGGGAGGGGAGCGATGGCTGA